The following coding sequences are from one Triticum aestivum cultivar Chinese Spring chromosome 5A, IWGSC CS RefSeq v2.1, whole genome shotgun sequence window:
- the LOC123106403 gene encoding polyubiquitin-B-like yields MEVTFETTQGRRFVVEIWYFSTVRRIKEYILKQEGIPVESQRLFFQGKELDDDRDTEHYPILEGSHVLIVLPDESPAAAAVAAADGHAASAPGAVVHAVAPGPALGQGRSVALELDASCTVARLKETLQERTDGALPAAKVSVFLDKAEMEDDKALAEFQPPADGMKMEVRVVVRQPPPSPACNNGNGVANCKVNKRMSVEVKWGAKTATLEVSDMDAVKELRAELGSAAPHLLLPNDGAYFFIYKQNVMEEERTLRWHDVKTGDTIEIFNGRVTGGA; encoded by the coding sequence ATGGAGGTGACGTTCGAGACGACGCAGGGCCGCCGATTCGTCGTCGAGATTTGGTATTTCTCCACCGTGCGGAGGATCAAGGAGTACATCCTGAAGCAGGAGGGCATCCCCGTGGAGTCCCAGCGGCTCTTCTTCCAGGGCAAGGAGCTCGACGACGACCGCGACACCGAGCACTACCCCATCCTGGAGGGATCCCACGTGCTCATCGTCCTGCCGGATGAAtctcccgctgccgccgccgtcgccgccgctgacgGCCATGCTGCAAGCGCCCCCGGCGCCGTCGTCCACGCCGTCGCCCCCGGGCCGGCCCTCGGCCAGGGCCGCAGCGTCGCGCTTGAACTGGACGCGTCCTGCACGGTCGCCCGCCTCAAGGAGACGCTCCAGGAGCGTACGGACGGCGCGCTTCCCGCCGCCAAGGTGAGCGTGTTCTTGGACAAGGCCGAGATGGAGGATGACAAGGCGCTGGCGGAGTTCCAGCCGCCGGCCGATGGGATGAAGATGGAGGTGCGCGTAGTCGTgcgccagccgccgccgtcgccagcgTGCAACAACGGGAACGGGGTGGCCAATTGCAAGGTTAACAAGCGGATGTCGGTGGAGGTGAAATGGGGTGCCAAGACCGCGACGCTGGAGGTGAGCGACATGGACGCCGTCAAGGAGCTGCGGGCGGAGCTGGGCAGCGCGGCGCCGCACCTGCTCCTGCCCAACGACGGCGCCTACTTCTTCATCTACAAGCAGAACGTCATGGAGGAGGAGCGCACGCTGCGCTGGCACGACGTCAAGACCGGCGACACCATCGAGATATTCAACGGCAGGGTCACCGGAGGCGCTTGA